A DNA window from Pleurodeles waltl isolate 20211129_DDA chromosome 12, aPleWal1.hap1.20221129, whole genome shotgun sequence contains the following coding sequences:
- the PLPPR3 gene encoding phospholipid phosphatase-related protein type 3: protein MISPKEQAKGSAPKDSMTLLPCFYFVELPIVASSIVTLYFLELTDLFKPAKVGFQCYDRALSMPFVETNEEMIPLLMLLSLAFAGPAASIMVGEGIVYCIQSKIKGRSGSEGSINAGGCNFNSFLRRTVRFVGVHVFGLCSTALVTDVIQLATGYHAPFFLTVCKPNYTMLGIPCDANPYITQDICSGPDRHAILSARKTFPSQHATLSAFAAVYVSMYFNSIISDTTKLVKPVLVFAFAIAAGICGLTQITQYRSHPIDVYVGFLIGSGIAAYLAYHAVGNFQAPTEKEQVNPPHKDALRALTQRGHDSVYHRNKSMSTDELTAQQQMEGMNRQVQREKNSMGSLKRASVDVDLLVPRSPMAKENMVTFSNTLPRVSTPSMDDPARRHMTIHVPVDASRSKQLITEWKQKSLEGRSLTLGEEVALAQTHRRAASESAGLSLDEEEPIPPSLYPTVQARNAERSAMGPRVLIQPRPGASQLVHIPEENQGPANISPKSSSAVRAKWMMMAEKGSSQRPANTPRLMQVIAMSKQQGLVPVTPKHSETSSSSTASSDSSSQYRSPSDRDSSSIVTIDAHAPHHPVVHLSSGNGPWEWKTAQKSVDSPDVYEMNEMRGFRGGKSAGVSPGSSISDMDQEEPRFGGATINLASGERGEAAPENVLSTSSRESTLRRKPPVLAALDKELHAEIEENFYKKLQANRRFKE from the exons ATGATCTCACCCAAGGAGCAGGCCAAGGGGAGTGCACCGAAGGACAGCATGACGCTTCTGCCCTGCTTCTACTTTGTGGAG ctgcccaTAGTGGCCTCCTCCATAGTGACCCTCTACTTCCTGGAGCTGACTGACCTCTTCAAGCCGGCCAAGGTGGGCTTCCAGTGCTATGACCGTGCCCTCTCCATGCCCTTCGTGGAGACCAACGAGGAGATGATCCCCCTGCTGATGCTGCTCAGCCTGGCCTTTGCAGGACCAGCGGCCtcg ATCATGGTGGGCGAGGGCATTGTCTACTGTATCCAGTCGAAGATCAAGGGACGCAGCGGGTCCGAGGGCAGCATCAACGCCGGTGGATGCAACTTCAATTCCTTCCTGCGGCGGACTGTGCGCTTCGTGG GTGTCCACGTCTTCGGTCTCTGTTCTACTGCACTGGTCACGGACGTCATCCAGTTGGCTACAGGATACCATGCCCCCTTCTTTCTGACTGTCTGCAAACCCAACTACACCATGTTGGGCATCCCGTGTGATGCCAATCCGTATATCACCCAGGACATCTGCTCCGGCCCTGACCGGCACGCTATCCTCTCAGCCAG GAAGACATTTCCTTCCCAGCATGCAACGTTGTCTGCGTTTGCGGCCGTCTATGTCTCG aTGTACTTTAACTCTATCATCAGCGACACCACCAAGCTGGTCAAGCCGGTCCTGGTCTTCGCCTTCGCCATTGCTGCTGGCATCTGTGGCCTGACGCAGATCACACAGTATCGAAGCCACCCCATCGACGTCTATGTGGGCTTTCTGATTGGCTCAGGAATCGCTGCTTACCTG GCTTACCATGCGGTGGGCAACTTCCAGGCCCCAACAGAAAAGGAGCAGGTGAACCCTCCTCACAAGGATGCATTGCGAGCCCTCACGCAGCGTGGGCACGATTCCGTTTACCACCGGAACAAGTCCATGAGCACCGACGAGCTGACCGCTCAGCAGCAAATGGAGGGCATGAACCGGCAGGTGCAGCGTGAGAAGAACTCCATGGGAAGCCTAAAGCGGGCAAGTGTTGACGTAGATCTCCTGGTGCCCCGCAGCCCGATGGCCAAGGAGAACATGGTGACCTTCAGCAACACCCTGCCCAGGGTGAGCACCCCCTCCATGGACGATCCTGCTCGACGCCACATGACCATCCACGTGCCCGTGGACGCCTCACGCTCCAAGCAGCTCATAACAGAGTGGAAACAGAAGTCTCTGGAAGGCCGGAGCCTGACACTGGGCGAGGAGGTGGCCCTAGCCCAGACACACCGCCGAGCGGCCTCAGAGTCAGCTGGCCTCAGCCTGGATGAAGAAGAGCCCATCCCACCATCTCTGTACCCAACTGTACAAGCCCGGAATGCTGAACGCAGTGCTATGGGACCCCGTGTTTTGATCCAACCCAGGCCTGGGGCCAGCCAACTTGTCCACATTCCGGAAGAAAACCAGGGGCCGGCCAATATTTCCCCCAAGAGTAGCTCTGCTGTGAGGGCCAAGTGGATGATGATGGCGGAGAAAGGCTCATCCCAGAGGCCGGCCAACACGCCGCGTCTCATGCAAGTGATCGCCATGTCCAAGCAGCAAGGCCTGGTGCCCGTCACCCCCAAGCACTCAGAGACCTCCTCGTCCTCCACTGCAAGCTCAGACTCCTCCTCCCAGTATCGCTCGCCCTCTGACAGGGACAGCTCTAGCATCGTCACCATCGATGCCCATGCTCCTCACCACCCCGTGGTGCACCTGTCCTCAGGCAATGGGCCGTGGGAGTGGAAGACAGCCCAGAAGAGCGTGGACTCCCCCGATGTGTACGAGATGAACGAGATGCGCGGCTTCCGGGGCGGTAAGAGTGCTGGGGTCTCACCGGGTTCCTCCATCAGTGACATGGACCAGGAAGAACCTCGCTTTGGAGGGGCAACCATCAACCTTGCTTCTGGAGAACGAGGGGAGGCAGCCCCTGAGAACGTGTTGAGCACGTCCAGCAGAGAGTCCACTCTGAGAAGGAAGCCCCCCGTCTTGGCTGCCCTGGACAAGGAACTGCATGCTGAGATAGAAGAAAACTTCTACAAAAAGCTGCAGGCCAACCGGAGGTTCAAGGAGTAG